Below is a window of Agathobacter rectalis ATCC 33656 DNA.
GTCGAGTCCTGCAAAAACAATGTACTTTCTCTGAACATCGGAATCGGAAGTCTTGCTGACAGCATCTGGAAGCTCCCGGTGTCCTTTGCCAGTGCTTCCCACTCGCTGAAATACCTATTTTTCTTCCCACACAAAAATATTTTCGATGCGAGAGAAGCACTTGGTAAAGAATTAAATCTTTTGTCCTTTTCCGAAAATACCGACGAAGAACTGATACGTCTTATCTGTTCCAAAGACATGACTGCTATCGAAGAATGGATTACCTGCTATTTTCAGAATCTGTTAGGACAGGTTCAGGACAAAAATCTGGTTTTCATCCGAATCTACTCCCTTTTGGGACGAATTCTGAAATTCTTATACGAGATGAACCTGGATACCGGAGATTTGGAGAGGGAAATCATCCAGGTCTATACCCGGTTTGATTCCTTCCGCACCTACGAACAATTTGTAAAATGGCTGACGCAGTTATGTGCCTCCGTATGCGAAAAGATGGATTCATCCTTACAGAACTATCACAATCAGATATATACCATGGCTCTTGGATATATCCGGGAAAACTTTGAAACCAACACCCTGTGCCTGAATGATATCGCACGACATGCCAACATCAGCCCTGCATATCTGAGTTCTCTGTTCAAAAAGGTATCCGGGCAAAGCATCAGTGATACCATCACTGCGCTTCGCATCGAAAGTGCCTGTCATTATCTGGAATCCACCAGTCTTTCGTTAAAAGAGATCAGCACAAAGTGTGGTTATACGAATCAATATTATTTCAGCAACAGTTTTAAGAAGAAACTGGGGATGTCCCCTTCTGCTTATCGGGAAGCGAGAGGCACGCAGGGGCAGTGATTTCGTGCAGGCACGGACTTGGGCTCCTTGCTCGCGTAAAATACAATAGCCGGGCAGCTCCTGCTCGACTATATTTTCTTACTTTATACAATCCTACCGGAAAATCATCTGCGCAAAATCCGTAAAGCACGGTCTCCACACATTCCAGTCATGTCCGCCCGGATAGATTTTCCTGATTTCATGGACACCTTTCTCCTGGATGATTGCATCCTCTTCCAGAAATCTGGAACGGAAACAGTCATTATCTCCGATGCACCGGAAAAAGGTATGAAAATAGTTATTAAAGTACGGATCGTCCATCGCCTTCAGATGGGTCTGCTCATAAGGTTTTCTTCCGACCGCCAAACTGATATTTTTTCTCTGCCATCGGAATAATTTCCTCTACCAGCATACGTTCCAGCAAAACATGGTTTAATCGTTCTTCTGAGCCGACCTTTTCCTGTACCATGCCGTCACTCATCACAAGTGTAAAAGGTTTTATTTTTCCCATTTCGATCAGGTTATCCAGTATGATATTGGCTTTTCCGGTTGTTGTCCAGGAAATCTCACTCTCACCGAATCCATGCTGCATTTACCAGCGGAAAGCATGCGTTATTAGCAAAGTTAGAATCGACACAAGCCAAAATCAAAAATTTATTGGAAATCCACGAAAAAACAGGAGATGAACTTCTTCTTGCAGTTGACTATCCTGCAAAAAAATCAAGGATCTGACAACAGATATTGAAGAAACTCATCCTGTCGGTCGCCTTTTTGATCTTGATGTGATTGATATAAATGGTCAGAAATTATCCCGTCCTTCTTTCCGAAAATGTATTATCTGTGGGTGTCAGGCTCAGGAATGTGCTCGTACACGGAAGCATAGTGTGAACGAAATGCAATCGAAAATTGAAGAGATGCTAATGGAATTTGATTGTCAAAAAGTCTGATTTTCTTACCACATTTTACGACAACGACTTCTGGTTTATACCACAGCAGGTACGGTTTCTGGCAGATTCATTTTAGACATCTCGTTCTCCACATGAGACTTCTCTGCAATATGATTGTAGACATTCATTGTGATCTGTGCATCCGAATGGCCCATGACATACTGCATAACTTTAGGATTGACATTGTTCTCACCCAATCTGGTACATCCCGTATGACGAAGGGTATGTGGATGTGTCAAGTATAGGACAAAAAAAATTTTATTTTTTTCTGCCGAAGACTATCTGACGCTTCCATCAGGTAGTCCCAGCACCTTTATTATCTTTTGATAAGTCATTCTTGTCCTGCTCAAGTTATCTCTGTTCTGAAAAAATATCGTCAAAATTCCATTCGATTTCAATTTCATCCTGACTATGAACACGGATCACCTTGATAACCTCACGCAGCTTCTCTGTATCGAACTTCTGAATTCCCAAGAAATCTTTTAGTTTTATTTTATCAGAAAGTTCATTTTGTTCAAGAAGCTTTTTACTATTCTTCGCATCTTCTATCTTTCGTTTTATTTCATCCAGCTGTACACTTATCTTTTCAGCTCTCTGCTTATACGAATCACGATCTATACGACCATCTTTGTAATCATCATAGAGTTTCATCTTTTCCGAGGTCAACTGTCGGCTCTGTTTTTGCAATTCTGTAGTATTGATCTCTTTGTATTCACATTGTCTTTTGGAAGATACTTTCTTTCCTTTTTTCAACATTGACGCTGCATACTGACGGACAAGCCCAAGGATATTCTCCTCCATCGGTTCCCTACGAATCACCAGACTTCGGCACACAGGATCACCATTGGTTCTGGCATCTGAACATTTCAGCAGATGCTCTGTTTCTTTTAACAGAGAATGCCCACAGTTGGCACATATCAGCAAGGCCGGCTGTTTTTTACGTCTTTCCAGAGTAAAATTGGTGCGTGATTCTGCAACACTTCTCTTCTTTTTCGGATGCATTTCATTTGCTTTTTCAAACAATTCCCTGTCTATAATTGCCGTATGATGATTTTCCAGGCGAACCCATTCTGTTTCATCATTCAGAACTGCTTTATGGCCCGTATGCATACTGCAACGTGTTTTGCCCCAGATTCTGGTTCCAATATAAATCTCATCCCGGACGATTGCCGATACTGTCGTAGGGCTCCAGTGTTTCTTTTTGATCGTGTCAAACCTCTGGAACTGCACCTGATCCCCTCTTGATAATTTCTGCTCATCACAAGTAGCAATCGCCTGTCTGTTCAATTCCCTTGTAATATCTGCAAAACTTGTTCCCTCCGCTGCCATCTGAAAAATCATTTTCACGACTTTTGCAGCCTCCGGATCAACTTCCAGCCTTCCATCTTTTCCTTTTTTATAGCCATATCTGGCATTTACCGGAAGACGTGTACCATTTTTTGTTCTCGTCTGCATTGCTGATGAAATTTTCTTGGACAAATCCAGGCTATACATATTGTATACCAGATTCTGCAATGCCACATTCATTCCACCAGTCATTCCGCTGCTTGCTGCACTGTCATAGCTGTCATTAATCGAAATAAATCGAATCTGCAGAAGTGGAAAAATATATTCAATATAAAATCCAACTTCCAGATAGTCTCTTCCGAATCTGGAAAAGTCTTTTACAACTACACAGCCGATTTCTCCACTTTTCATGTCATCCTGCAGCTGTTGAAATCCCTGCCGTTTAAAATGAGTACCGCTGACACCATCATCCACATATTCCAGGATATCTGCCTCATCTACACCCAGCTGATCAATCACAAATGATTTTAACAGAATTCTCTGAGAAGTTACACTGTCGCTCTCTTTTTTAGCTCTGCCATCTACATTGTCATCTTCTGCGGATAAACGGATGTAAACAGCTGTTTTTCTATGATCTGTCATCTTGACTGCGCCTCCTTCTCTTTCTTTAATTTCTGTAAATCTGCAAACTGATCGTCATATACCAGCTTGATCTCATAATCATACTTACCATGGATAATAATTGAATCCACAAAGGCATCTGCCATTTCTTTTGTCAGCTTACGCTTTGACATATAAGTATGTATCACTTTTCCCCATCCTTCCTCGATATGATAATCCTTGGAATACCGTACCTGTGCCGCCAATACTACATCCAGGCGGTTCTTGATGTTTTCTATTTCATTGGAATAGATACGGGAAAACTGCATGTATTCTTCTTCTGTAATCAGACGTTCCGAATAATCCTCATATAAATCAGATTTACGCTTGCTGATCCTGCTCAACTCCCGCCGAAGTTTCCCCACTTCCTTATCCAGAAGCAAATACTGTGTCTGGTTTCTGGAAGCAGAATTCATTTCACGGATCAGTTTCTCTGTATCCAATACGGCTTTCATATGTGACTGGATCAGGCGAAGGACGTCTTCATCCACGTATTCTTTTTTGACTCTGTGCCCCTTACACTGATTTCCTCCGGATTTATGGTTCGCATCTGCACCACAGATATAATAAAATGTCCCTGTTTTTTCTCTGGACAACACCATGCGGTTCCCACAACCCCCACACCTGATCTTGCCGGTATAGAAATTATGATTCCGAATGGCTCCATTATTCAGCTGATGCTTCTTTTTGTATGCTTCCGTAAATTCCCGGATTTTTTCCTGTACCTGCCGGAACAGTTCTTTATCAATAATTCCTTCGTGGGTATTCTCAGCATAGAGCCACTCACTCTCCGGTAGATTTCTCTGCTTGTTTCCTTGAAAAACACTCTGCTGATATTTTCCATATACAGAATCTCCGGTACAATGGACATCCTGAAGTACACGTTTCACTTCATAATTATTCCAAGGTTTGGATTCCGGTGAAGGCTTTTCGCCTGTTTTATAATATTCCCTCTGCAAAGTCGGGGAAAGGATACCATCTGTATTCAGTCTTTTTGCAATATCGCTGTAGCTGCATCCATCCATATACATAGTAAAAATTTCTCGTAAATGTCCGGCAGCCTCCTCGTCAACTACCAGCTGGTGTCTGTCCTGTTCTGATTTCCTGTATCCATAAGGTTCCCATGCACCAGTAAATTTTCCTTCTTTCCACAGGGCTTTTTTGGCACTGCTGCTCTTTTTTGCAAGGTCTTTGGAATAAAACTCATTGATGATATTTTTTAAGGGAACTGTCAGATCCACTCCCTCACGGAAAGAATCAAAGTCATCCGTCACAGCAAGAAACCGCACATGAAAAAACGGAAATACACGCTCAATATAATTACTTGTCTCTACATAATTCCTTCCAAGTCTGGATAGATCCTTTACAATCACACAGTTAATTTTTCCATGCTTGATATCTTCCATCATCTGCGTAAAACCAGGACGGTCGAAATTTGTACCAGAATAATCAGAATCCTTATATATTTCTGCAACTGCGATGTCTTCCGTATCTGCCACAAAGTTTTTCATCAGTTCCACCTGGGTTTCTATCGTTCCTCTTTCTAAGGTTTCTTCTGTTTCCATTGAAATTCTGGCATACAATCCTGCCCGGAACGGTCTGCTCACCTCTGTCTGGACGGTTGCACTGCTGACTACTTCCGGAATGTTTTTCCTGCTCTTTCGTGCCATTTTATACAACCTCCTTTACATTGACCTGCAGATTGTTATCATCATCTATTACCATATCAACTCCCATAGCAGGTAATTGATTCAGCAATGTCTGATAACAATCATCAAAATCAAAAGTGATCTCTATATTCTTTTTATCATATACTCTGATTTGCCTGATCAGTTCTACCACCACAGTGCGGGACAGTTCTTCAATATCCTGATATTTCACAAAATAATCCAGCCAGGTATTGGCTTTGTCTGCTTTTTCCAGCTCGTTATCCATTTCTTTCTGGATCGCACGGATACTCTCTTCCGCATTTCTAAGCCGCTTTCCATATGCTGCATGAAGCTCTACATAGTCTTCTTTTGATACAATGCCCTCTTTCATATCCGAATAGAGCATCATCCGTAACTCCTTACAGCGTTCTTTCTCCTGCTTTTTCTTCTCCAGCCTGTCCTGCCGCTTTTTCATATTGATCCCCTGAAATGGCACAGTACCGATAAATTCCAGGACTCTTTTCAGGTGCAGGATATTCTGGATATGCTGTTTCAACATCACTAATACGGCATCTTCCAGATCCTTTTCCGGTATTCTATGACTGGAACAGCGTTTTGTTTCTTTATTTGTGGAACATAGATAATAAGCATATTTTTTTCCTGCCACAGTAGAAACCTTTCTTGTCATAGGTGCTCCACAATCCGCACATACAGCAATTCCGGATAACAGATATACCTGCTTTTGGTCAGGTGAAGTACGTGTATCCATGCCAAGAAGCCTCTGAACAATTTCAAAATCACGGTCACTCACCAGAGGTTCATGATTTTTCTCAATCCGGATCCAGTCATCTTCCGGTTTCACATAAGTCTGCTTCACTTTATGGTTTGGAGTTGTCCTTTTTCCCTGTACAAGGTTTCCGATATAAACCTCGTTTTCCAGTATCCTGCGGACCGTAACGGAACTCCAAAGTGCCTGTTCTTTCTGCCGGAAACCTGTTTCATAACGACTGCCGCTGCTTATTTTATACTCAAATGGGGAAAGAATACCCAGTTCATTTAAACGATTAGCGATCGCATCCTGACTCATTCCCTGCAGCTTCATCTTAAAAATATCCTGTACTACACCGCCCGCCGATGGATCAATCTCTAATTTATGCTTATCTGTCTTTGTCTTCCTGTATCCAAATGCTACAAACGGAGTCACGCACTCGCCTTTTTTCCTCTTAATCTCAAGATTACTCCTGATCTTAATAGAAATATCACGACAATAAGCATCGTTGATTAAATTTTTAAATGGGATAATGATTTCGTCTGCCTGATTCTTTCCCTTAAGACTGTCATAATTATCATTGATGGCAATAAAACGCACACCAAGAGCCGGGAATAATCTCTCGATATACTTCCCGGAATCAATATATTCCCTTCCAAATCGTGATAAATCTTTTACCACTACGCAGTCTACAATCCCATGCCGGATATCTTCCAGCATTGCCTGGAATGCAGGGCGCTCAAAATTAGAGCCTGAGTAGCCATCATCAACTCGGACTGAAACAACTTCAATATCTTTTTTGTCTTTCAGGAAATCCAGAATCAAAGCTTTCTGGTTAGAAATGCTGTTACTTTCCAGTTTTGCTGAACTGGAAATATCGCCATCTTCTTTAGATAATCTGACATAGATGGCGGCATGATAGATTTTGTTGATATTCTGATACATATCTTACCTCCTTTTATTACGTCAGAAAATCCATGTAATAAAAGGGGGCTGCATAATTTGTCCTTACCGACATTCTAACACAGTCCCCTCAATTTTACCAGTACTTTTTCAGACACTCAGAAGCATATTCTCAAATGCCTGCTCCATAGATATACCGTTATTTGCAAATCTGACTTTTACTTTCATATTACCGATCCGGACCAGATAAGGATTTCCTACTTTATTCAGAAAAATATCTCTCCGTTCCTGAAGCGATTTATTTCTGTCTGTTTTTATCATCCGTAGATCAGTCATTTCATTGATATCCACATCACTGAAATCCTGATCCAGATAATTTCTATATTCCTCTGCTGTCATGCCCTTCTCCTTCCATTCCCATCTGAATCCGTACTGCTTTCAGTACCCGATCCAGGCTCCACTTATTTACTCTTCCGCATTTCTCAATAATACATTTTGTAGAAATACTCATAACCTGTTCAGCCAATGCCAGGCTTCCTTTTCGGATCCCTGTCATATCGTACTTACTGATAAATACATGTGTTGGCAAATACCGCTTCTTATATATTCTTGACGTCAGCGGAACTACTGTAATGACTGAACTGTATGTATTAGCTTTGTTGTTACTTACTACGATCACCGGTCTTACTCCACCCTGAACCGAAGTTGTCGGAAACATACCGAGATCCGCCCATAAGATATCTCCTCTTCGAATCGTCACTTGTCATCTCTCCAATCTTTTTTTATTTGTAAAGCATCCCTAGCGCTATATTGGCTCCACAGGAATACGGCAGAGTTCCTTTCCAAGATGGAAAGCTCTGCCGCATAACCTCTATAACCAATTTGATTATTAAACAGTGCTCGCTCGATTCTATTTATCCTCGATACCCCGAATCGTTACTCCTGCATCTGCAGGAAGGGAATAATAACCTGTCCGAATGCTATACTCCGGACCACAACCCAAAAACTCTCGTTTCCAGGCTCTGGCAGTTCATAGGTTTACCAATTACAGACTTCTCAGGGTCTGCAAGTGTATCGCATCTCACACATGTCATCGCATCACCAGCCTGCCGACTGGCTTTGGTCAGTGCTTTTTCGCAGCATTATTAGCTCTAAAAATGTTTTTACGTCTTATAATCCTATAGCGGCATCTTCCTCGTGCTCACTGTATGAAATGTCACGTCAGTTATTATTGGATATTCAGTTATCACGGTGCGTTTTAGGGAGTCCTTAAAGCTCCTCTAATTACTAAAGTCAAATGACTTCGGAAGATGCAAAAGATTTTGAAAAATTTTTTAAAAAAATTTATTCATATACATTTCACGCATCTTATTAAGAATGGATTTCAGCTTGTATGACAGCATCTGTCTGGAAATTCCCATAATCTCTGCCATCTGTGTCTGTGTCTTGTTTTCAAAGAAAATACCGTAAATAATCATGCGTTCCTCGGAGTTCAGCTGATTGATCACTTTGTGGATATCCTGCTGTTCCATTTTTGTCAGCACACTATGCTCCACATCACAATTCAGATCCGGAAAATCCTCTATCATAAAGCCTTCTCCATCAATGGACTGACCACTGTAAGGTACTTCCCTCAACATCTTGTCCACGACCTCTCCCAATTCGTTTTTGATTTCTACCTTTTTTGCCTTGCTGCTTCTATAAAAATTGTTCATCGCATACGCAACCTCTTTTGTAATCTCAATCATCTCTCCATCAATATTTGCGTAATACTTTCCTTCATAAAAATATGGGTGTTCAATATACATGTCCGTTCCTCCTGAATTTGAAATCTCGTTGCTTGTTTCAAATCCAGAAGGCGGACCTCTGTTTAGA
It encodes the following:
- a CDS encoding response regulator transcription factor; translation: MIVDDNCLTAEGIEKNIDWSALDATVIAVEYNSLSALDILKDTHVDLIISDIEMPDLDGISMSQKALEIQPFIKVILVSAYDKFEYAKRAIRLCVYDYIEKPLDYHYLTEKIKNAFTDIDRTQKNTELVKASRPVMTEKFFHDLLHYPGVDPATHLSQYLKYLDLRSDYDFFDVLILETEPDPAKSELDFTQYQIQLLNILNLVKEEMEIFDNVFYLKEFSGIVCIIGQNSKHPQHFLQVIHQVASTIVESCKNNVLSLNIGIGSLADSIWKLPVSFASASHSLKYLFFFPHKNIFDAREALGKELNLLSFSENTDEELIRLICSKDMTAIEEWITCYFQNLLGQVQDKNLVFIRIYSLLGRILKFLYEMNLDTGDLEREIIQVYTRFDSFRTYEQFVKWLTQLCASVCEKMDSSLQNYHNQIYTMALGYIRENFETNTLCLNDIARHANISPAYLSSLFKKVSGQSISDTITALRIESACHYLESTSLSLKEISTKCGYTNQYYFSNSFKKKLGMSPSAYREARGTQGQ
- a CDS encoding citrate lyase holo-[acyl-carrier protein] synthase, translating into MEETHPVGRLFDLDVIDINGQKLSRPSFRKCIICGCQAQECARTRKHSVNEMQSKIEEMLMEFDCQKV
- a CDS encoding recombinase family protein, with amino-acid sequence MTDHRKTAVYIRLSAEDDNVDGRAKKESDSVTSQRILLKSFVIDQLGVDEADILEYVDDGVSGTHFKRQGFQQLQDDMKSGEIGCVVVKDFSRFGRDYLEVGFYIEYIFPLLQIRFISINDSYDSAASSGMTGGMNVALQNLVYNMYSLDLSKKISSAMQTRTKNGTRLPVNARYGYKKGKDGRLEVDPEAAKVVKMIFQMAAEGTSFADITRELNRQAIATCDEQKLSRGDQVQFQRFDTIKKKHWSPTTVSAIVRDEIYIGTRIWGKTRCSMHTGHKAVLNDETEWVRLENHHTAIIDRELFEKANEMHPKKKRSVAESRTNFTLERRKKQPALLICANCGHSLLKETEHLLKCSDARTNGDPVCRSLVIRREPMEENILGLVRQYAASMLKKGKKVSSKRQCEYKEINTTELQKQSRQLTSEKMKLYDDYKDGRIDRDSYKQRAEKISVQLDEIKRKIEDAKNSKKLLEQNELSDKIKLKDFLGIQKFDTEKLREVIKVIRVHSQDEIEIEWNFDDIFSEQR
- a CDS encoding recombinase family protein: MARKSRKNIPEVVSSATVQTEVSRPFRAGLYARISMETEETLERGTIETQVELMKNFVADTEDIAVAEIYKDSDYSGTNFDRPGFTQMMEDIKHGKINCVIVKDLSRLGRNYVETSNYIERVFPFFHVRFLAVTDDFDSFREGVDLTVPLKNIINEFYSKDLAKKSSSAKKALWKEGKFTGAWEPYGYRKSEQDRHQLVVDEEAAGHLREIFTMYMDGCSYSDIAKRLNTDGILSPTLQREYYKTGEKPSPESKPWNNYEVKRVLQDVHCTGDSVYGKYQQSVFQGNKQRNLPESEWLYAENTHEGIIDKELFRQVQEKIREFTEAYKKKHQLNNGAIRNHNFYTGKIRCGGCGNRMVLSREKTGTFYYICGADANHKSGGNQCKGHRVKKEYVDEDVLRLIQSHMKAVLDTEKLIREMNSASRNQTQYLLLDKEVGKLRRELSRISKRKSDLYEDYSERLITEEEYMQFSRIYSNEIENIKNRLDVVLAAQVRYSKDYHIEEGWGKVIHTYMSKRKLTKEMADAFVDSIIIHGKYDYEIKLVYDDQFADLQKLKKEKEAQSR
- a CDS encoding recombinase family protein gives rise to the protein MYQNINKIYHAAIYVRLSKEDGDISSSAKLESNSISNQKALILDFLKDKKDIEVVSVRVDDGYSGSNFERPAFQAMLEDIRHGIVDCVVVKDLSRFGREYIDSGKYIERLFPALGVRFIAINDNYDSLKGKNQADEIIIPFKNLINDAYCRDISIKIRSNLEIKRKKGECVTPFVAFGYRKTKTDKHKLEIDPSAGGVVQDIFKMKLQGMSQDAIANRLNELGILSPFEYKISSGSRYETGFRQKEQALWSSVTVRRILENEVYIGNLVQGKRTTPNHKVKQTYVKPEDDWIRIEKNHEPLVSDRDFEIVQRLLGMDTRTSPDQKQVYLLSGIAVCADCGAPMTRKVSTVAGKKYAYYLCSTNKETKRCSSHRIPEKDLEDAVLVMLKQHIQNILHLKRVLEFIGTVPFQGINMKKRQDRLEKKKQEKERCKELRMMLYSDMKEGIVSKEDYVELHAAYGKRLRNAEESIRAIQKEMDNELEKADKANTWLDYFVKYQDIEELSRTVVVELIRQIRVYDKKNIEITFDFDDCYQTLLNQLPAMGVDMVIDDDNNLQVNVKEVV
- a CDS encoding DUF6870 family protein translates to MTAEEYRNYLDQDFSDVDINEMTDLRMIKTDRNKSLQERRDIFLNKVGNPYLVRIGNMKVKVRFANNGISMEQAFENMLLSV
- a CDS encoding type II toxin-antitoxin system PemK/MazF family toxin, translated to MTIRRGDILWADLGMFPTTSVQGGVRPVIVVSNNKANTYSSVITVVPLTSRIYKKRYLPTHVFISKYDMTGIRKGSLALAEQVMSISTKCIIEKCGRVNKWSLDRVLKAVRIQMGMEGEGHDSRGI
- a CDS encoding sigma-70 family RNA polymerase sigma factor, whose amino-acid sequence is MYIEHPYFYEGKYYANIDGEMIEITKEVAYAMNNFYRSSKAKKVEIKNELGEVVDKMLREVPYSGQSIDGEGFMIEDFPDLNCDVEHSVLTKMEQQDIHKVINQLNSEERMIIYGIFFENKTQTQMAEIMGISRQMLSYKLKSILNKMREMYMNKFF